The Penaeus monodon isolate SGIC_2016 chromosome 1, NSTDA_Pmon_1, whole genome shotgun sequence DNA window GTTATTAAATAGAATACTTCATGATTTTATAGGCTTCTTCCTTTGGTAAGAGATGGAAATGTGCACCCAGTTGTTCACCTATCAACttacccatccatccatacattatTAATCCCTGTCCTTTCCTCTATACCCCACCTAtgcacatgtatgaatatatacacatttatgtatactttcatatctatttatttgttttttgattttggtaAAATCAGTAAAATTTACTTTTCAGCCATCTGTGAGTGTGGGAAATGTTGGCCAGCTGACAATTGATCTACTGATATCTACATTGCCCACAAAAAAGGTGATGTTTAATTTGATATTGGTgctgtgaatgatgatgataatgttccttatgtaataacagtaataaagtaaCAGTTGAATTAAGGTAGGCCTAGTAATTAACTCTTTAGTGAAAGCACTTATGGAGCCATTtttgtagaaaaataaataaatgaataagaaaacaaaaccatgGTGGACATTGCATTTTCTTGGCTACAAAAGTTTGAAGTAcctttcattactattatggtatttttatattttttagttttgtttaattAAAAACTAAAGGAATTTGACAGAATGTGTTTACTTGATTGTCTTAGTTTAAGCTCTGAccttatataaatttttccttctttagcAGAGTTATTTATTGAAATTTCAGTTTGGTGGACTGATTTCATGTTGCTTGCATTAATATAGATTGAAAATCCCTTGGAGGGAAATGGGCTTGAAGGCTGGGACAGCAAGAGGGAGACCAAAATAATCACTGGTGGCCTAGATCTTGATGCCTTGATAGAAACAGGCAAACTTCTATGTTCTTTTTGTCTTGCCAGAGTGGACAGCAACTCTGTCCTCTGTGGGAGACTGCTCTTTCTAGCTAGGGTGACATTAAAGCTTGGCTTATCCATATTACCAGTTTCTAGTAACAGAGGTATTTGGGAAGGGTAATAGATGGAAGACCTTGCTAAGAAGTACAGATTGCTCAGCCTGAAGCTGACAGAGAGTTGACATCTAACACCATATTAGCTCAGGCAAGAGGTAGTCATCACGTAGCCAAACATTCTTATGCATcatattgtatacattatataaccaGTAACTCTTGTTACCTTTGGTTGGctatttatattgaaaaaaatacactGTGACTTTATTACTTACACATAAAACAGGAGCAAAACCATAAGGTAACCCATTATTCTACTGAGAGAGCCACAAACATAACCCATTTGGTCAAGGAGATTGAGCAAAGCAGAGCTATCCATGTTGTCTTTAAGAGGGGACCTAGTAGACCCAGACAACTtgggaaaagacaaagagagacaaagatgcTTAGAGCATGTAGGTCCTCATGATCGGTAAGCTTAAAAGAATACAGTAAGAAGAGGCAGATGGGGCCTACCCTGAATGTGGGCCAGTACCTAGATAATGATGAGTTATCCGAATTCCCATCCACTGGTATAATTGTCTTTTGATCTATAGTTTGGGAATGCCttgatttattctatttttttgtattatatttgtcTTTACTCCTTTCAGATCGGCATTGTCCACCACCCAGCCATACatgccatggttggtggagatcCATACAATCCCAATAGCAAAGAAGTTACTACAAGTGCAGACCTTCATTTAGTTCAGGAACATTCCATTGTTATTTTGCAGATCAGAGCTCCATTAATTAAGGTTTGCCAAAGAGATATttagtttataaattttttgtttggagCATAGTGATGTGATTATTAGTATAAAgttatatcatttaaattttttcatgtcatgatagatatattatattactgtgaTATTATATAAGCAATAAGGCAATTATGATATTATGCAAACACTAATGTTACTGTATATAGGAATTATATGACTTATTATTccttaattatagtgataatgtaaTTAACATGTTGCATTTCAGCTGGTAGCATTATCATGTGATTATTGATATTGTATTATCTTGACATTTTagattcttttctattattattgataatataatatataatttgagtGAACTCTCTACACTCAGCTGTGACATAACAATTGTTTAGGTAATGAGCTAAAAAGAGGCTGTAAGCCTACTTTTGATAGTCTTAAGTTATTGCAGTCAGTGAAACAAGAGAACAGCTGTTTAGTGCACACGACTCAGTGCTCAGCAGCACATGAGTAAGTGACAGTATAGGCATGGCATGATAGGATCCATTGTGACACACTAGTATGAGTAGATTTAATTGATTTTAGTAAAACTTTTCAGCGTGAAAGGCAGAAGTTTCTGAAAGAGCTCGTAGCTTGGTGCAAGAATGTTGGCATCAAGGATGTCGTCATGTTGTCATCTTGCAATGCATATGAGAGGTGGGACAGCCAAATTTCAGGCACGCAGCTCAGGTATTACACATCCAATGTGTCTGAGTCATGTGTGCAGATGCTAAGGTTAGttgttatggttttgtttttgttttgtaatgtcctggttgtgatatatatatatatatatatatatatatatatatatatatatatatatatatatatatatatatattatttatttatttatttatttatttatttatttatttatttatttatatatatatattttttttctctctctctctttgtttttcttttttttcttcttttttcttattttctttctttctttctttctttttctttttcttttactcctctAGGCTTGATAGAACTTTAGAAATAATTTCAatgttgattttaattttatatgatgGTTTGCAGTCAacagatttttttcattatatatgcataaaatctaCCAATTATAATAGTTTCTTGATGTCGGGAGTTTTGTGGAAGACTAAACAATTGTAAGGTAATTTACTAGCtgaatttatattctatttttacttGGAAATGAAAATTTCTTAATGCTATATCATGTGTTCTGAGTACGTGAGTTCATTGAAATTTTATACAACTATTTAGGCTGACACAAAATCTGCTGTCAAAACTGCCTCAAACACCCATCGTGTTTTGTCTGAGAACTCAACAATGGGCGTGAGGTGTGAATGAGTAACTGAAGGCCATTTGTACATCCTCATAGCTGGTAAGCCCAAGCTTGGAGACAAGCAGCCCACATGTGGTCCAGCTCTGTAGGATATTTGATGATGAAAGAAATGTCCTTGATATTTTGCAGATTAAACTAAATCTTATTGGCATTTAAAGGAAGTAATGTTTTGGGTTGGTATATCCTGAAATGATCATACATAATAAGTGCCTCCTACcactatttcattattgttataaacttaatataatatgtgtgtgtgtgtgtgatgtgcatctATATACTTATGTCTGTACATTTAAtgcttattcatacatatatttctattttcattgtaTGGGTTGAATATGTAGTTAAATTTCACTAGAATCTGCCTTAGCTAATaaacttgttttttgttttgcttttcaatttttttctgtcttgttacTTATTATGGCATATTGCTCTCTGGCAGACTAGATGTCAGCATTCACATGTAAAAGCATGTCTTTATTGCATAAAAGGACACAACTGAAAAGAGCTTGGGTTTTTAGGTATTTGCTATAGAATGTATTCTGGAAGGTGCTTGTAGGGGTAAGTAGGGTAAGTTGCCACCTCTTTCATAGACTTTCTCTTCAAGCCCCACCTCTTTCATagattttctcttccctctcacagCAAGTGGTGATGAATGAGTCATTGAAAGCTCATGACAGGTTTCAATGAATTGTTTGccataaaaatgtaatattcattattagtattgttttgtgaaatatctGTACATATAGATAGCTCCACAGGTACTCATGTATCAAGGATTCAGTTAGTACGCTATCTTGACTTCACCAGATTACACATTTCCTCGAGTTtccaggttattattattattttttattattattattttttttttcatcattattattataattatatatatatatatatatatatatatatatatatatatatatatatatatatattatatatatatatatatatgtatatatatatattatatatatgtatatgtatatatatttatttatttttattttctctctctctctttctctctctctctctctttctctctctttctctctcttctctctctctttctctctctttctctctttctcctctcctctcttctctcttctctctttcctctctttcctctttctctctttctctcttctctctctctcttctctctctctctctctctctctctctctctctctctctctctctctctctctctctctctctctctcctctctattaatATTGATGGTGCTATTATcagtatagatattataattattatattttaataacattactgATAGGaatataagatgaaaaatatatatttccaaaaatcaaggaaaaagaataaacaggTGAAAAATGTAGTATTGATAATTTACTAATTAGTGACTTAGTagtaatgacccccccccccccatcccttgctcattgttgtagtgggggggggcttaggagacagggactgaggcccaatgtaggggatcacccctaccttggacatttgatgtcatatagcacttcTTTACCTGGGGGGCTTTGGCCCCAAGCCTCAagatattactatattttcaaTATGCCACTGATTACTAGACATTCATGCCTTTCTCTGCAGTTGTTCTGTcaacctttgtttttatttttgccattttaaatattaaaatggcaagttataatatttataatcatagtGTATGTAAAGTTTACAAGACTTTACCTAATTTCATATTTGATTAACATCATATAGACTTAGCATTTGtagtcttttatataaaaaacactaataatagatTTAAGtagttatttatatttagtaGAATCAAGgattacttgtatatacatacagagtcaGTCAGAAGCTTTTGCCATCATGGAACTGCAAAGCACAGAATATCCTTTAAAGAAATTAATGTAGAAGTATAGTGTATACTGTTAGCTTAGTGTACATTGTTGTCAAATGTGTTAAAAATTCAGAAGCATTTGACAGAAAAGTCATGCAGGTATTCGAGTATGGGACATTGGAtctgaaataaatggaaaaagtaatctgctttattttattgaattaatGGTAACAGAGACACAGTGACTCTGATTGATGCCAACTCTGATTGTCTTTTTCATACAATACTTTTTTCATCAAAGGTCTGTAGGAGCAGCAGAGCTTGAGGAACGCACAGATGAGTTTGGTAAAAAACAACGTTTCTTGTCAGGAGCTGGTTTTGTCCAACCCTTCATGGATATCTGGTAAGTTATTGCTTGTTGTCTTAGCTTTTTATAATTAGTGTGATGTTCCTTTAAGCTGATGTGTATCAAATGGAAAAATCATATGAGTGGAATATGTTTTTCTTGAGTTCATTGtagtatttttgtaatttttttctgtcttttcttccaaGATAATATTTAGATTAGATAAGAGTTAGTATAGTTGTTATCTACTTTCTtgtagcaagagaaaaagaaatatatgatgatTTTCCTCCTAGCAGACCTGGTTTTATGACTTTGGCATATCAACAAAACTCTctgatattgtttatatacaaaaGGATAGCAAGTTTTTACACCTATGAAGTAAAACTAATACAAGGCAAATTAATCCCCATATAACACTGACCTACCATTTCAGCGAATTACCTGTAGCAACTCTTATTAAGTTTGTTGATGAAGGAGACAATAGAAGTGATGCCTATGCCCTTGCAACGTACTTGAACACATGGAAGCACTTCCTTAAGGTAAagtgtttaggaaaaaaaaaataataataatgatagtaataataataataataataataataataataataataataataataataataataattccccccttcttccatcctccttaTTTGTACTCATATCCATTTCATTTGTGGAATTTTTAAGTTGTTAAAGGCAGACAGTATACCTGTAGCATTTcctagaagaaaaaagaacaaacatatctatttgtatgtagataagtatatgtattttcttatatCTGTTTTAGATCTTGTCTGTCAGTTcagttatttccttttcttaaacAAGGTGAACATAAAGATGGCATTTTTTcgtatctctcttttatttagaGCTTGTTTGTCAGATCAGTTGTTTACTTTTCTCACTGCCATTTCTTTTACTTAGGAAAGCAACCCATCTTGGAAGGCCCCCTTTTCATGGAAGAACTTGTATGGAGGACCACAACCAGTTGGCCTTTGTTGATGTCTCGTGCTCGCATGGAATATGTTGTAGAGGGTTTATGGTGATGTATATTGTGTAATGGTAAATATTCTTGGTGAAttgtttattacaaaaaaattcttGCTTGTGTAAAGTTATGTGAACaaatttgtgtatgaatatatcacTAAAGATGAAAGAATCAGCAGTgtgtttgtttcccccccccccttattttgtgTATAAAACAGTGATGTCTTTGTtggaaatgaacaaaaaaaaaggaataaaatattttaaaagttttattaaaaatcaaatgtACATGGTCGacccatattattattacatagtaTACCATGGTGAAGCAGTGGTAGGTAGCATTGCCAGGTTAACAAAAATATAAGGCAGGTCAAATCAAGCAACCAGCCTGTGCTTCTCCAAATTAACTTTAGTAACctcttatatacattatgtacactCTTGGATACATTGTACAGCCGGTCAGACTTTTAGGTGGGTTGAAGAGAGGGGTCAGGTTGCCACTTAGAAAATAACTTACAAATATCTCCTCTCGTCAGAACTAGCGAGGTGGAAGCAGGTGGGGTTGCCACTGCCTGAGCCTGCTTGAGTAGTGACGAGATGGTTGTGTTCATGAGTAAATGCACAACACCCTGACATTAAGACAGAACCAACGCTTAAATGATGTGTTCAGCCGTTTCTAGCCTCAGTTGGCATGTTTACTGTTTGCTATATAATGTTTACACTCTTACCCAGggataaactaatatatatatatatatatatatatatatatatatatatatatatatatatatatatatatatatatatatacatatatatatatatatatatatatatatatatatatatatatatatatatatatatatatatatatatatatatatatatatatatgtttactttccatgtttttttttttttttttttttttttgtatgttttgttttattttttcctacccAGAAAAATAAGTATGCAATTCTAACAGCTTGCTTCAGTTTGTAacttaagataatagataattcaGTCATTCACTACAAACACTCTTTAATACCATAGCCATTCAACTCATCAAAtacttaaaatttcctttttttcaaaaccacaGCATCAAGAGACCCTATTCCAGGTATGATTACCTTCTTATACAAAGTAAACATCTTAATTCTGATAAATTGAGATTACAACAGTAAATGTTACAATAAGACTTATTTCCTTATTTGTAAGTGCAACAAAAAATTAAGTCTTACTGAAGTCTGTCCTCAAAATATCATTGAGAAAGTTTGCCATCACACAAGTTTTATGCTATAGGCCTGATCCTCACACTTCTTTAAGAAACACTACAACTCTAGATCAATACACTAAACTACATTCCTAACAACCATATCGTTAGCTATCACACAGTCCTCCTTTCCCATGGTTTAAAACACCTCTAAGTTACCATTGGAAGTTTTATCACATTAGACTTGCGTTTTAAGATTAACCTTTACATGCTACGTATCAGTATCCAACCAAGTTATTACCCTGTATTATCCCATAGAGGCACTTCTGCATATTTTGGTCCCATCCCATCCCACATAATTGTAATCAGTGACCAGGGTCTAATTCTCTCACACAGCAACCAGCAGAATCTCCCTACTCATgaattaataaagaataaaagttcACAGTTTAATATTTTGAATTTGCCAATAAACCACAGAAAACACTGGCATCTTGCACTTTTTCCTACAAAATGCACCGAGAATTTAACCctggaagattatatatatatatacatatatatatatatatatatatatatatatatatatatatatatatatatatatatatataaaatgcgtaaTCAAAGTGCTTCACTTATACTgcttcacaaaaaaaaggaaaaaaaacgaaaaaaaaaaaaactacatataataTGCTTTACATACTAATTAAGGATTAATTTCACTACCCTAGCACACCTCTTCTCACAATTTAGAACAGTCAGAACAAGTGCTGCCCTTAATATCACGATCTCAAGCATTCTTCCGTACGCAAAACAAAAGTGTAATATCAACTGAAAATAAAACTTCTGCTTACATTTATTCATAGAATGTGGTAcagactttatatttttttcctttccaaccagaaaataaaacacttaaaaaatttGATTGTCTAATAACTTGTTTCTCACAAAGGTACAAAGATAATTGTCATTTGTAATAAGTTTTCTAGTGACAGATGTAGTATCTTTGGCCCAAGTCTGGTTTAAATTGTAATGTTTTAAATATCTGAAATCTGCTACATGCTGAGGCACTTCCTGGCAAAAGGGAGTTACTGATTGATAGCAGGCAACATTGGTACCTCCAGATTAAATATTCTGAAAATTAGTGAAGCTTTATTTTAAATACAATGGTACACAATGAATACTAAATATAGCAAAATAGTCTTGATCACATTTACACTGAAAGATCATAATAATTTACCCGCAAAATTGACATAAACACTTTGTATAAAAAGGAGaacttaacaaacaaaaaaaacagatttaactATACACTATATAGTTAAAAGTTTTTTCCTCTATGAAGACTAAACTTTACCATTACACTAACAGATTGGGCATTATTATACTTAAAGCAAAAAACTCTTTTTGAATTCCTTCATGGCACTTTGGAAGTCTGTAAATCATTATAGGGACATACTGTACAAATTGGgtacagggagaggaggaggaggaggagggatgagggatgaaggaggttgggcagagggaagaaagagatttTAGCAATCtgggtagaagggggaggaggagggataagggtgAAGGAGGGcactggggagagggaagagggaaatattAGTGGTGAAATACAAGATGGTGTGGATGAGTGTGTGACTTGTGAGATATGCTATGCTCATACAGCAGAAGGGGACATATACTAGGATAGGGCACCAGGGTTCTCAAAGGAAGTCATTTGTACTTCGGCGGAGTGAAAGATCCTTTTTTTCCTACGTAGCACCTTTGGGACATCGACTCTAGTCTGCATAGGTCCATGTATGGCTAGCATGCCCACATGCAGTTAGCACAGACTAGGTAGCGCATTATTTTGCTGCAAGTGGAACTGTATCCAAAAGGCAAGCAATTCATTCTTGTCTGacctttcttgttttattaattcTAATAAGCAATACCTCTTCTTGCTTCTCATGGAACACATTGCATATAGAGcacttttttatgaatataagaGGCAGAGATTATATATGCTAAGCATCAGACACTTTATGAAAGTGTTTTCACTGCCATACTAACTttgttcatataaaaataatttcagcATTTGCCTTTGCGGCTACATACTGTGCAAGAGCTATGTAGTTCAGAGGGACAAATGCCAGCTTATGGTCACATTCACAAAAGTTAGAGGTAAGCCTCTACTCCATGTGTGTTGGATAAGGGAAACATACAAATACTTCACATGgtattccttgtttttcttctttttgtcataCATGCATTCTAGCTTTTGTAAAGGCAACcatttatcattaacttttttgTTAACAGTTATTTCGGAAGGATATTAGTAACATAAACAGACAAATGTGATAGgagatagtaacaaaaataacaaacagactagatttcattacaaaaaaaatcttttgacacATAGTGCCCAAATTCACTGGCAAAGTAACCACATACAAATGTCCAACAAATCTTTGACCCGTTAATAGCAAATCTGAAATAATCTCTCTCGCTTCATCTTGTCATCAACACTGACCAAGCTGATTTTCTGTACAGGCAGTTGCTTCACTTTCTCCCGAACCGCCGATTGCC harbors:
- the LOC119571062 gene encoding proteasome assembly chaperone 2-like, whose translation is MIFLDKFDQKQLNGHTLVIPSVSVGNVGQLTIDLLISTLPTKKIGIVHHPAIHAMVGGDPYNPNSKEVTTSADLHLVQEHSIVILQIRAPLIKRERQKFLKELVAWCKNVGIKDVVMLSSCNAYERWDSQISGTQLRYYTSNVSESCVQMLRSVGAAELEERTDEFGKKQRFLSGAGFVQPFMDICELPVATLIKFVDEGDNRSDAYALATYLNTWKHFLKESNPSWKAPFSWKNLYGGPQPVGLC